The DNA region TCATTCTCGTCACAGACTCCGTCAGAACGTACGCCTTTTTCGTCTATGGCGATAGCGGGCTCCAGTGGTCGGGACGTTGGGGTCGTAGCGGCGTTGCCGGCTACGTGGCTACCGGCGCAAATGGACTATTCCTCGCCGGTGTctccaacgtcgtcggatcggGAACGCCGTCTATAAGCGAAGTGGACAATCTAATATATAACGAAGTTATTGGAACGCAGTGCGGCGCTTTTTTCGGCCTCTCCGTCGATCCTCAACAGGCCGATTTGAATCGTCAGAAATGCCTTAATTGGTTTTCGGACGATATTGATCGTCTCGGTAAGGAGGTAACGTGGGGCCAAGGAGTCGCTCAATCGTGTCCCTGCTCCGCTTGGCAAGCGTGGTGGGACTTTCGCTACAGTTGGGCATTCGGCTTTCCCTGGAACGAACTGTCTTGTTTCTATACGAGTTTCCCGAGACCATCTGACGGCCTTTTCATCGAAACGTCGTGCTGTTACAATTTTGGATCCCTCATACTAACGCCACCGTTGAGTGGCCAAGCGAGTCCCTATCATCGATTTTGGGATAGTACGAGTTATTTGCTTTACACAGCAGAGCCGCGTCAGTTCTGCTGCGCCGGGGGTGACGCGGATTTGTGCGCTCGCTACTTCGAACGAAGACCAACAATCGACTGTTCCGGCTATTTTCCCCTTAATCTCTgtaagtaaataaaaaaccCCTGTATTTATTCCTATGACGTTTTCCCTCAAGGCTGGGGTTACGGTGATCCTCATTTGCAAACGGCTGACGGCACGCAGTATACGTTCAACGGTCGAGGCGAATATGTTCTCATTCGAGGCAAGGGCAACGGGTTTACCATGCAAGCGCGCACCGTGCCGGCAGTCGGCAGCAACGCGACCGTTTTCTCGGCTTTTGTCATGGCGGCGTTTCCCAACGGCACGACGAGCGACTTCGCATTTGCCGTGCCACTCTACGGCATTATTCACGCGGAActaaaaggaaacgattcgaTGGCCGTCAAAGCTCGCAGAAATTCTTCCGCCACGTGGACCGATATtacggcggagtacgaagaATTGTCGGTGAACGACACGAAAGACGTTTTTGGCTCGCTTATTTCGAGACCGGTAGCGAACGAGTTGGTTGTGCGATACCAAGAAGGCATGTCCGTCACTGTGACCGTGAAAAAAGGTCTGATCACCGCCGTTTTTGCTGGCCCCAACGAtcagaagagcgacgaaacgcgcgGCTTACTCGGCGTGTGGgacgacgatacgtcgaACGATTTTACGGCAcgcgacggcaccgtcgtGCCGACGAATTCTACCGATCGGCAAATTCATAACGAGTTCGGTCAGACGTGGCAGATAACGGCAAACgagtcgcttttcttttatcCCGACGGCAAGGGTCCCgccgatttttcgtttccgaATCACATTCCGCCGTTTATCGACGAAGCCGACTTCTCGAATGTGAGTCAGGAATTGAGAGATGCGTGCGGAGATGACACCGTCTGCTTGTACGACGGAGTTCAGACGGGCGACGTGGAAGTGGCGGCACAGACGAGACAAACGGAAACGGCGAATTTGGAGCAGATCGAATTTCTCGGTAATAAAATCCCATTTAAATTGCGTATTTcttaaattttatttctagacAACTTCCCTCCAACAATGCACGGGAATGATACTCTAAGAGCTTTCCTTAACCAGACGGTAACGTATCTTTTCACGGTGTCCGATCCCAACGATACGGTGACGATTCGCTTGGTCGGAACCCCGCCACCTACTTCCGATTTCACGCTCGAGCTTTCCAGCAGAGGCTCCTATACTTTTACGTGGACGCCGTCGAGTCTGTCTCCCGTGAGTTTGCAGTTTGTCGCTAACGATTCCGCCGGGGCCTCCACTCTACTCCACCCTCTTGTTCGACTGTGTGGATGTCGTCTCGATCTCGGTGCGATGTGCATCGATGCGACGGGGTCCGGAGGCGGCGATCGGTTCCTCTTACAAACATGCCAATGCGGATCAggtcaattaaaaaatctcgttataataattttctcaattttaGTTTCGTACATCTAGGTTGGGAAGGGCCCTTGTGCGATCAGGATGAAGATGGGTGTGCTGATTTCGAGTGTTTTGAGGGCGTTGAATGCATTGATAATTCTCCGCCGGCGAGCGGCGCATCGTGCGGTCCGTGCCCAAACGGTTCGTCGTCCGTAAACGACACGGAGTTATGCATTGGTAGGTGAAAATTGATCGAgctctttttttaaaatgcTTTACGACTGTTTCTCAGATATTAACGAGTGCGAGACGAACACGTCAGGCTGCGAGCAAGTGTGTACGAATTTGCCGTTACTCAGTTTCACGTGCAGCTGCAGAAGTGGATTTGTGCTAAATTCCGACGGGAGGACATGCGATGGTGATTCCTTTTCCCCCTAATAATTCCTCTTTTCATACTCCCATTTCAAGATATTAACGAATGTGCGACGTCGAGGCCTTGTCATCAGATATGCAACAATACCGAGGGCTCGTTTAGATGCAACTGCGAAGAAGGTTTCCGTCTCGATAGCGACGGCGCTACGTGCATTGGTAAAAGCTTtttgtttcgtttccttGCACCTTTTTTGAActcttcctttttcagcCAATGAGACTTGCTCGTCGTCCAATTGCGAACAGGTCTGCGCAGTTATTAAAGGAACTCAAAGGTGTTCGTGCAATCTTGGATTTGAGCTGAAAAGTGATAACGAAAACTGTCAAGGTAAGCTTTCGCTTTAGCCTTGGCTTCCTCTCTCTTGAGTCGTCTTGTTGtctagacattgacgaatgcgcaaACAGCAACGATAATGACTGCGACCAGCTCTGCCTCAACACCAACGGATCTTTTACGTGCGATTGTCTAAGTGGATACCAGTTGAATTCCGATGGACGCACCTGCGATGGTAATATCCGTACTAATACTATTTTTTGACGTGATAATTCTTCTGGTAGACATCAACGAATGCTTTGTCTCTTTGTCCATTTGTCCTGGAGGGCAACAGTGCGCCAATACCGATGGCTCGTTCACTTGTAGCTGTGCTAGCGGATTGGAGCTCATAAACGGCTCTTGCCAAGGTAGAATAAGTCTGATATTTTCAGTTGAAGTCTTTGTggaaaaggcgacgtctTTTCGCAGTTCCTTTCACTCCTACTGCATCTGCCGCTCCAACTGCTTTGCCTACTTCAGAATCGACAACATCAAACGCATCTACTCCAGCAGCGACTTCATCGTCTGCTCCAACGGCTGTGAACAACACAGTGACGCCAACGTTGGATGCTCAGTCGCCTTTAGTTACAGCCACTCCAACTCCCTCCAAGCCGACTCCCTCCACGCCGGCTCCCGCCGAGGGGGAGAAAGGCGGTCTCTCTGATGCTGATGTCGTAGGAATTGTTGTAGGCACTGTCGGAGGGATCGTGTTTTTGGTGATGCTAACTATTGTCATCTATTGGATGTAAGTGTTTGAGAGGCAGCTATTGCGATTTTTTGATGCCTGTAATTGCAGAGtgaaatcgaagaaatcaGCCAAAGTGCTTCCCCACGATGAAGGACAAGAAATGGGTCTTATGCGTTCGTCCAAAGCTAAAAAGGGTCGAAGCTCACCGGACAGTCAATAGGATAGATCTTCACGCTTTTATTACGCAGAGTAGCCCACACTTTATTGCTGGAAGCAGCTGGACACACGTTATTGCCAATTATCTTATATGTTGAATGTGCAGCAGTAGGCGATAAAATAGTATCTAGAGCCCGTACACCTGTTTCTGTGTTGTTAAAGTCTCCAATGCTTTTCCGATTattccccccccccccccccccccaccTTCCCCTACCCTACCCATTTCTACTACCGATTAATCCAATCTAATACTTATCTGTCATTTTTTCTAGTGGAAGAGTGTCAATTATCAGCTCTGAAAAATTGTTCCTATGGCTGTATCCTTGTAAACAAAGTCGAAACTTGCCTTTGTGGACCTGGATTTCAGTTGAGCGAGGAGGAAAGAACCTGCAAGGGTAGGTCAGCCCTATGTTGATAGGTGGTAACTATGTAAACTTAGACGTTGATGAATGCCAAGCGTCTCTCGACAATTGTCAGCAGCTGTGCAACAATACGTGGGGAGACTATTTGTGCGACTGCACAGCCGGCTACTCTCTCAATCCTGACGGACGCAGTTGTGACGGTAAAGAAAACAGGCCGGGGTTGCAAAGGCTATTCATGATCTATATAGCTCAGCCCACTTACCCAGAGAACAGGTTAGTCGTTATTGTACTTCAGATTTCCACTGTGGCGGAGGTACAGGCGACTGAGGCAAATCAGAGCAAACGCATCTACTGATTTATGTAGTTTGACGAGAGCCTGTTTCGAGAGGCTGTTGCCCTCGCAATATCTGAATACTGTGACAGTATAGGAGTAGCCTGCTTTGCTTCAAACCGTGCCAGGTCAGTAAGCAGTGGACTAGGATTTTATAGTACTGAAAGTGGTTTCCTTTACAGACGATTAGCGAGTTTGACTAAGGACAAAGTAGTCATTGTGAGTGTGACATCTGAAGGCGGTGGTCTGAACGTTGCATTCTACGTTCTAAGCGGCATCGAAGGTGCAGCCGTTCCTCGTGACACTATCATTCAGGGACTCTCTACAGCAAAGGCCATTGAGCAATTACGAGACTTTGGATTTTCcgttttgaattttcaaTCGACAACGACAGCTACTGGCCTGATTACAATTGCTCCATTCGGCGGTTTTACTGCTGGAAAAATTGTTGGAGTTGTGTTGGGAACCCTGGGAGGCACAGGGCTGCTCATTGTCTCGATCGTGGCCTTCTATTGGGTGTAGGTTCTGGCTCGTGAGAGCATAATCCATTATTCAATTCATTTAAATCTTTTTGTAGTAGGGAAACTAAACGGTCAGCGAAAGTGTACCCAAAACTGCTAATCTACTAAGTCATTGGTTGGCTGTATTACTAATTACGTTCTAGCGTGCTCGATTTATACCACATTTTCCACGCCTTTAGTTCTGGACGTGACGAACAAGAAGAGCGCTGGCTTGCCTTCGCTTCGTACAACGAAAGCACGGATTCTAGAAACTGCAAAAGAGATTCTATCCGGGAACAGACGAGCCGACTCGCAACTCTTAGTTTAGCTATTTTGTCTTCGCAGCAAGCCCTTTTGCTTTTGCGAAGCCTCCTTTAGGTCTGGAAACGAAATCGCGGGCCTCCATTTCGGTCTTGAGCGCGTTTCTTCGGCGAATCGCCGCTTCGCGTAAAACAGACGCTCGCCGCTTGCCTCTGCTTTCCATTTGGATCAATCCGCGATCAGAAACCGTCGCTGGCTAAGcgagaaaagcgagaaaattaCGCCTGGGCGCCACACGTTCAAGTGTAGCTAATTTTATTTCCACACGCGCACACAGCGATTTTTCGTGCAAAAATCTAATCTAACATGTCCAATACTCTTCCTTTCCTTTCAATTCCTTCCTCTTCAGCGCGATCGATTAGACTTACGATGGAAAACGAGGTTCTTTTACGGTTTTTCTAAGCAGCCGAATGCTGTCGTCCATCAGCGCGGCTCTGTCTTCGtccatcgtcgtttttccttcaTCGCGCTACCTAAAAATTACGTTTTTCGATCCTTCAGCGCTctcggcgatcgttttcttcagcgcGCTCGTCCCTCGTCATTTTGCTCC from Oscarella lobularis chromosome 19, ooOscLobu1.1, whole genome shotgun sequence includes:
- the LOC136198503 gene encoding vitellogenin receptor Yl-like isoform X1; amino-acid sequence: MLIGGNYVNLDVDECQASLDNCQQLCNNTWGDYLCDCTAGYSLNPDGRSCDAQPTYPENRLVVIVLQISTVAEFDESLFREAVALAISEYCDSIGVACFASNRARRLASLTKDKVVIVSVTSEGGGLNVAFYVLSGIEGAAVPRDTIIQGLSTAKAIEQLRDFGFSVLNFQSTTTATGLITIAPFGGFTAGKIVGVVLGTLGGTGLLIVSIVAFYWVRETKRSAKVYPKLLIY
- the LOC136198503 gene encoding vitellogenin receptor Yl-like isoform X2, producing the protein MLIGGNYVNLDVDECQASLDNCQQLCNNTWGDYLCDCTAGYSLNPDGRSCDAQPTYPENRLVVIVLQISTVAEFDESLFREAVALAISEYCDSIGVACFASNRARRLASLTKDKVVIVSVTSEGGGLNVAFYVLSGIEAKAIEQLRDFGFSVLNFQSTTTATGLITIAPFGGFTAGKIVGVVLGTLGGTGLLIVSIVAFYWVRETKRSAKVYPKLLIY